Genomic DNA from Cloeon dipterum chromosome 3, ieCloDipt1.1, whole genome shotgun sequence:
acgcaccgaggtcttttaattgaaacgccacacatttttcaataaagccgctggaaattacaaaccagcaagtggccagtcggcgccggtgcgcctatCCCAGTCCGTTAAGCTTTTTGAGCGTTTCGAGATTTCATTTTACTGCCATTCTTTCTGATTTCTGACGCTCGTATCAAAAGCTGGTAGAGTTATAAAAGTTGCATCATATGGGGCATTTGAATTAACCACAAATGgatagtaaaatatttgattgctATACTTACTGATTACAAAACATCTCAAAGTTTGATCCGGTTGGTTCCATTTTGAAACGGAAATTTCACGCTTCTCCACACACGCTATTCGCACGAATGGGCGTTGGGCGTTGTCTTCAAATCTGCTATGTTCGGTAGAGGCGCTGCGTCATGCAAAAATATGGACTTTTAAAAAGTCTAATTTTCTGATGAGAGCAAAAGAGTTAAATATTCCAACATAAATTTACTATCTTAGTTAATTTAAGCTAAATAAAGTACACAAATTCTACTGCTTgattattctcattttttaaaatatatatttgaagtTGCTGTCTTatgctaataaaataattaaaaaaatggaataagtAAGGGCAGAGCCAGAGCTTTTATATTACAAGTTATTTACTTGCCTTGATACCAATGCGGAATTTAGCGTTTAATGGCACTCAATGGAAGGAGCTAGGCCGTAGAAAGCTTGATATGAGACAAGACATAATATAATTCAAGATACGTATAATAATCTCCCTCCTATATAATGGACTTATTGTTGCAGCCGTGGCAGCGCAGAAATACACGCCACAATGTAAGACTTTTATAAAAGTCTTATATGTAGAAAGTCGTGAAAAAGGTTGTTCACCTTGAAAAGATTCAGCCCACTAGCAAATGCATTACAAtatattgagttttttttaatttttcaattttttagatcttttttctgtaaaaagaaaaatctctaCGTCCATTTTAACGATGTAGAGAtgtacaaatatatttatttatattttcatagaAAGTCACAAAGCATATTATAAGAAGGAAAGTCTCATTTTATGAAAGGCGTGTGAAAAATACTTGCAggttaaattttgctattgatttaatattttaagaggaaaaattactttcagtTTAGGGCGCACacgtgaaaataattagtgtagatttatttatttatttttaacaccaTAATGATAAGTGGAGGccttcaaatattaatatatattaatataatatattattaatacaTTGAATTTTAGCTTACCTAGACTTTCTCGGGAACCCACACGCTGGCCGCTGTCCTAATTTAGAGCTGAAAAATGAGGGAGCTTACTAATTCACTTTGACTTTTCTTGAATGGAACTGTTACGTTtacttacaattttttattttttatgatttgtaAAAACTAGCATATCATTATTATAtcaagtaataatttttgtgtggttcataattaaattctttgaaaaaaaaatatctgatataaatttgattgagGGCTCAAATAGTTGATGTAGTGTTTGTGTtgtaaaagatttttcattacAAATAACTTAATTATTGTTAAGTAACACTAACAGCCACGCACGTGCTGAGACTTTCATGCACAATCGGTGAAAAAGTCTAACTTGCTTTCCGCTTCGAACCCGAAGTAGTAAGAAAAGTCTTAATGTTAGCATCGAGATCAAAAGAGCTACCCGCGAGCTGATCTCTGCCAAAGTAAGtgcaaaagaaattgaaaatttattatacgtACTGGTAAAGTTGGGTTAGAAAGACAGACTAAtatgttttaaacaaaacagacttaaatgaaaaacacatttaaaaaaatattatttattgtgattaaATACACCATTTAGACTATTTGAGCTCAGtatttgttgcattttcaaataaaatttagcatttaatGGGGCCATTATAGCGTCATGAATTATTAGTTAATTAATCGTTATATATTGTTGTTTGATTAAATGTTTGAACAAATCCAAAAacggcaaaataaacaaaaatctgatatattttatcattataccagtaaaatttgagtaataattaaattcccgacTATTTTCGAGACGAGTATGGTCTTagcagtttgaaataaatcgccATATTCATATTCCCACTGTATATGTATGTTGttgaaagaaaacattttatataacATCTCACCGTATATGTACTGAATGACAAAATTTACCAGTagctataaaattataatcgcAAGAGGTCTCACAATAAAACAGGTGCGCCCGCCGGCTAATTTTGGGGGCACGCTTCGTCAGCCACCGCGCAGCTGCCGTAACTTATATCAAGCTGCGCCAGTCACAAAATAAGTCGCGCTAATCGCCGTTCATAGGCAAAATAGTCTCACAAGCAGtgctcaagaaaaaaatggtccCCAGCACTTCAGGTTGTTAAGCACCTTCaaacttcacttttaaattctACTGTGCAAGACAAAGCCGAGTTAAAATTCGATCTAAACCGTTTTGTGCAAGCACCTCAAAAATAGGCGGCCATGGGGCTTCTAATAATCAATATATGATTACcattttaccttttaaaaaagctaggatttttttacaaaactcGGTCACAGTGCTAGTCGcttaaatatttgtgttttaatttgttaattctGCCCTCACTCTCTCACGATTTGTTGTCTTTTTATCTTTGTTTTTACTTTGCTACTACCCATGCACCCCGCATATAATTTCCTGTTTATATTCGCTTCTGGTGCACATCACCAGCGGCTGGGTTCCAACACACATGCACTGAACTGGCCTAAATACGCTGTTAAAAATTTGCCTTCAGTCTCGATCGTGCATGCTACAGAGACTATTTATACCCGAGAATGAACGAGGCCATAGAGGTAGCATAATACATAATaccaaattaatatcaaataatcaaattgctcaacgggctgggaggcgactcgctacttgctggtttgcacctttccagcatgcgtgatttgcgAGCATGGTTTAACAACATGGTCTCCATAAAATGAATGATTCACGTAACTGTGGGGTGGAATAGGATGGATCACCCGCACACATATATATGCGAGATAAAAGAGCGAAATTATACATTATATACATAGGACCATCAGGAGGAAATTTATGCTTTTGTCAAATAGCCCTTACTTTTATAATGTTGCCCTTATATATTGTACTCCTTGCctataaaattatcttaattttaaaatgaaagcctatagataagaattttttaaattaatcttttgcatatcaaaataaactataaattgttttaactttttcaggCTGAATATATGGCACCTTGGAAATCAGCTAAATCTGCAGCCCCATCCACCAGAAAAGCGAATGCCGAGGAAAATCCCCGCGGATcgaacttaaatttaaatttcgctaTGCACCGGCTGTTATCTTTTCCGTATACATTTCTACGAGATTATTTCATCCCCTTACACACGATGGCAGAACTGGGCTTCTTCTACGTAAACGAGAACACGTTAcgctgcaatttttgcaatattattgTAAGCACTGAGGAACTGACGGAATGTTTTTCCCTCGGCCttgaaaatgctgaaaaaattattttagaaaaacaaaaaaattgtaaattaggCGAAgccaattcaaaaaatgtgcCGATGGGGAGGAGAGTGAGCGAAATGCTGAATTACAAATACGAATCGCATCGGCTGTACTCGTTGCTGAAAATGAATGACTGGCAGCACGTTGATCCTTTCAGCCTGGCAAAAAGTGGATTTTACTGCACCGGAGACCAAGACAACGTCAGATGTGCATTCTGCAATTTGGAAGTGCGCGGCTGGGAAGAGGAAGACACGGCTGATGGAGAACACCGGCGTTGGAATCCAAACTGCCCATTTTTGTGCAAGAGGCAAAGTGTTCAGAACATAGAGCTAGGAAGTGAACACGCTGAAATGAAGACCGACGGCATCGGAACTGTACACAAAGGGGCGAAACCACTAACAACCAATGACCAAACTCCGGCTCCAGTCATGGGCAATCAGGATGGTCATCCGCCTGTTGCAGCCCTTCAGGAAGGCGAAATGGCAGCTCCTCAGGCCGACGCTGCAGCCCCTCAGGAAGAAGCTGTGCCGCAGCAAGATCTTCATTAATTAGCGTTTCGAATTTTTCCCACTTTTCAAAGCAGCGCATTGccatgaaaattgttttgtattGTTATTTGCttgtgtttgcttttgttattgtttttgctGGGCAATCAAAACATTTGATTGAACaagatatattatataaaactccaaaatcaatcaaattgtaaaatcacgCTGCCGACTAAAGATcttctatattatttttaaggtatatgtttattaatttttacattaaattaacCTCTGtgttattttagtttttaatatttttttcttcaatttagTACAATTTACTTAGGATATTTAACGAGGTGTGGttcaaaactattaaaaaaatctttcaaaaaacgCTGAAAAGGagcgaggaaaaatatttttactgtctgatttatattattactGATAAAGAAATAGACTTTTTCCTGGAACATTTTATGCTTTTGTTGCTTTGGAGCTGATAATGAGAATGGGGAAATCAGAttcttagaaaattttcaaaaatttccttgttgacAACtcataatacaaaaattcacaTGATTTCCTTATTATAAAAGTAGTGTTACTTTAGCAATGAGaatgctaaaattatattgtgaattttagatttctCATTCATTGCAAcccaaaaataatatgttaataCAGTTAATTTGTTTCGAAAAAATACTATTACTAAAAAGAgattaacaatattttcagcTGTATACGCAGCGATCAAagtgataattaattaatattgcgttaataatagattttcaatttttgttacacAAGTCAAGTAAAATCACGAAGCATTGATCCATGACTTTTCGAAAAGTCTAACGGACTTTTTACTATTACAGCTGCCATCAATCAATCAACAGATCGGCACACCGCAGCTTTAGGCGTGGAGCTTTTGGCGGGTAGAAGTGAATATCCTGCAGAACACGGAGTGGAAGCTATGCAACAAAAACACTTGATTCAATCAGATTTTTATCTCAATCAGTaagtgaaaataaagtttttaactTCCTAAGACTGTGATGAATATTTGGTACTTATCTTATACAGGAGAAATTCCCGGCAAAGATAATATTGCTGTTTAGCAACCCAGCATTTCAAAATCTGGCaggcacaaaataatttagatatCTTCCCATATATGTTGAGAATCCGAGCAATATGTGCGTTTCAAGGCCAAGTGTGGACAAATATGCACCTATACGTTTGACTATTTTGCATTACAATACAATGACGGTTTTGGGTGGATTGCTATCGGTAGTCCAGCCAGCAATAATTTGCTTCTTAATATTGCACCTTTATATCCGTAAATCAATTACACGAGACAATTTCTTAAGTTTGGATACAAAGACCCTTGTGTTGGgagaaagggaaaaataattatccaaTTCCCCAGTTGATCGGTAAGCCCTttgtgttcaaagccgccaacagatggcgccaccatatacattagtaataaatttaatttaaaggcacttccgctacgatttcagactcaatctagctgctgtgcattcttcacttaatttttttcttttgacgtgctgaaaaccaaaatcagtcccaCCATTccccgtagaaacgttggaaaggtttttttatctcaaaaaataatgtttcacgattctacggcgattggctgagccgattttggttttcagctcgtcaaaagaaatcatattaagtgaagaatgcacagtagctagatttagtctgaaatcgcagcggaagtgccttaaaactaaatttttaagacggtctatggttgcgccatctgttggcggcttcgaacactaagtgCTTATGCAAGTGGTGTATATTCcagtcaataaataatatatttatgagtTGCGCTATATTTTCAGGGTTCAAGCAGAGAATGAAACGGCGGAAAGATGCGGAAAGCACATGTACCACATCTAGACATCTGagccagccgcgccgcgccagTACTCAGCCGGTCCTTTTCTCGAGCCGCCAGCCGCAGACCTTTTTTATCGGCTCAGCCGGctgagccgcgccagccagccagccacccgttattttaattcttatcattttttcatttcacgtgcccccaagttaaaaaattttgcgcCACGTTCTCTGTTTCTcggaaattttttctcaagtaGTTCATACTCAATAAGTCGATTGTCTTAAAAAAACGGTGTTTTTCGTGTTAGTTGCAAATTTATGTAGCTCGCaagcagggttcgcaaaaccaatttttttcaaaaaaaaaaaaaaaaactcccaCTGAAgtgcaaaaactgttttaagcggctttttatgcaattttgcgcatttttttcaaaacatgaatttttatggaagaaaaaaattaccatgATGGATAATccaaaaatgggaatttttacaaaatcagtataaaatcCACTTCTGGTTTTACCAATAGACtgaacattttaattcttcaatcATCAtaactttccaaaatttcagctttttacgGCGCGAAATATGGCTTTTTCATATGGTTTAATTCGGAAAAAGGCGGTAAACCCCAAAACTGATGGTAttgccagctgattttttgtaCATTGCGAAATTGACGAACCCTGTGACTTATGAAAACCGATTCCTCACCTAATTCACTTCTTTTATCTGAAAACATCATTGCTcctattcttaaaataaacttaaattatgatCATTTGAAAGGGAAAACACAGATGTATTACAAAAATCTTCATACACCTTACTTTTCGCGTCTATTTTATAGCATAAAACGCAACTTATAGcgggttcaccaattttgcattgtGCAAAATCGATCGAACCACTGTTTTTTGCATATAAAACCATCGGGAAAATCCACCAGTTTTAGGTGTTTCTGCATTTTTCCCGAAAAGGCCATATTACGTGCTGAAAGAGTcagaaatttcggaaaattacGGTGACCacaaagtgttaaaattttcggtcttttggtgaaaacAGTGgcttttttactgcttttctaaaaatccctttttttcAGTTATAGcatcatgataatttttttaatgaaaactcatgaatgtgttttggaaaaaatgctcaaaattgcagaaaaactgcataaatacagtattttttgcaatgcagtgttttCCCGGAAAAATACGGGACTTTGGGATCTCTGTAGTTACAGCGTGTTACAATTGAGTTTTGAGTTGCGACTTTTGAGATACGCAGCCTTTAAAAGCACATGAGCCGGCTGCaagccagccgccagccgagCCGACGAAATTTGCCAGCCATGCGCCGATGTCTGTATTGACGGCTCGGATCCGGAAAGCCAGCCGCCTTTAATACACCGGCTATTCTCCTTtccatataaatatttacggaaaaatttcaatgcccTCCGCAAACTCGCAGAACTTGGACTATACTACGTGAAAGAAAACGAGCGGGTCGAGTATCTGCGTTGTAATTTCTGTAGCTTAACAATAAATCACGAGgaattaaaagaatattttgctaGAGGCAATGACATTATATTTGAAGTTGCTGTCTTAtgttaatcaaataattaaaaaaatggaataagtAAAGGCAGAGCCAGAGCTTTTATATTACAAGTTATTTACTTGCCTTGATACCAATGCGGAATTTAGCGTTTAATGGCACTCAATGGAAGGAGCTAGGCAGTAGAAAGCTTGATATGAGTCAAGACATAATATAATTCAAGATACGTATAATAATCTCCCTCCTATATAATGGACTTATTGTTGCAGCCGTGGCAGCGCAGAAAGACACGCCACAATGTAAGACTTTTATAAAagtcttatttatttgtagaaAGTGGTGAAAAAGGTTGTTCACCTTGAAAAGATTCAGCCCACTAGCAAATGCATTACAAtatattgagtttttttttaatttttcaattttttagatcttttttctgtaaaaagaaaaatctctaCGTCCATTTTAACGATGTAGAGAtgtacaaatatatttatttatattttcatacaATGTAGGAGCCACCTTTTCCCCTACTACCACCTTATGTATAAGGCGATCCCTCTGTGCGCTAGCGAGCGGGGAGGAGGTTATTTGTAAACTAGGCCGTCGCAAGCGGCGGTCGTCGTATCTGATAATAAAGAATCTCAAGTGTTCAAATTATAAGGGAGTCGTATAATTGTTTGAGACCGTCCTGAATAATAGTAAGTTTGGCTTAAAGCAATTCATTTATTACGTAATCCTCCGCATTTGAGCACTGTCCGTCTGACAGTGACGGAGTTCGAGGACACCGCCTGTCGACCACGAGATCGACCATGGCGAGTGCCCGGCTCTGGGTGCCGATGACCGGCCGAAAGAGTCCGAATTCAGTTTAATCGCGGGAACTCCCACGAGAGAGTTCCCGCAGCCCAAAACAGAACAGGCTAGATCTGGGCGCCGGCTCTTCAAGCCGCGCCAGATAGTAACGCGTAGCGCAAATTCCCCTAGACACGCGCGTTACAACAAAGTCACAAAGCATATTATAAGAAGGAAAGTCTCATTTTATGAAAGGCGTGCGAAAAATACTTGCAggttaaattttgctattgatttaatattttaagaggaaaaattactttcagtTTAGGGCGCACacgtgaaaataattagtgtagatttatttatttatttttaacaccaTAATGATAAGTGGAGgactatttttcaaatattaatataatatattattaatacaCATTGAATTAGCTTACCTAGACTTTCTCGGGAACCCACACGCTGGCCGCTGTCCTAATTTAGAGCTGAAAAATGAGGGAGCTTACTAATTCGCTTTGACTTCTTGAATGGAACTGTTACGTTtacttacaattttttatttttttatgatttgtaaaaattagcATATCATTATTATATCAAGTAACAATTTATGTGTGGTTCATAAtgaaattctttgaaaaaaatctgatattaGTTTGATTGAGGGCTCAAATAGTTGATGTAGTGTTTGTGTtgtaaaagatttttcattacaaataacttaaaaagaggaatgatagtgcaaaagcctggaaaatgcttgttgccaatgcataaactcgtcccttaggattcagttaaagcataaattgacctaagaagcactgtaattttttgagaaaattggctggaaagttagcgtggctgtctccttacttgaaatccgatttaatttgaaaaccaagagtttccccaataagtggcatacaccgttggacagatctcgtcgagaggaatcggaatatgacaagaaaatatgttcaagcactcaaaattttggagaaaattggcaaaatttgaatttttattgtaggaaggtcctttttttattattgcaaattgttgaacaaattgttaatcgatcaattgtttatggcatccaacaatttaaataattttcaattgttgcccagtatcattccactttttaaGTAACACTTGACAGCCTCGCACATGCCGTGTTCGTAGACTTTCACAATCATTGAAAAGTCTAACACGCAACCCACCCAATGTAGTAAGAAAAGTCTTAATAATTTAGCGACCATCGAGACCAAAAGAGCTACCCGCGAGCTGATTTCTGCCAAAGTAAGtgcaaaagaaattgaaaatttattatacgtACTGGTAAAGTTGGGTTAGAAAGATAGACTAAtatgttttaaacaaaacagacttaaatgaaaataatatttaaaaaaatattaattattgtgatTAAATACACCATTTAGACTATTTGAGCTcagtattttttgcattttcaaataaaatttagcatttaatGGGGCCATAATAGCGTTATGAATTATTAGCTAATTAATCGTTATATATTGTTGTTTGATTAAATGTTTGAACAAATCCAAAAacggcaaaataaacaaaaatctgatatattttatcattatatCAGTAAAATTTGAGTAATAATTCAATTCCTGACTATTTTCGAGACGAGTATGGTCCTagcagtttgaaataaatcgccATATTCATATTCCCACTGTTATGTATGttgttgaaagaaaatattgtataTAACATCTCACCGTATActgaattacaaaaattaccaGTAGCTACAAAAGTATGTATAATCGCAAGAAGTCTCACAATAAACCAGGTGCGCCCGCCGGCTAATTTTGGGGGCACGCGTCGTCAAGCCACCGCGCAGCTGCCGTAACTTTTATCAATCTGCGCCAGTCCCACAATAAGTCGCGCTAATCGCCGTTCATAGACAAAATAGTCTCACAAGCAGtgctcaagaaaaaaatggtccCCGGCACTTCAGGTCGTTAAGCACCTTCaaacttcacttttaaattctACTGTGCAAGACAAAGCCGAGTTAAAATTCGATCTAAACCGTTTTGTGCAAGCACCTCAAAAATAGGCGGCCATGGGGCTTCTAATAATCAATATATGATTACcattttaccttttaaaaaagCTAGGATTTTTCTACAAAACTCAGTCACAATGCTAGTCGcttaaatatttgtgttttaattatttaattctgcCTTCACTCTCTCACGATTTGTTGTCTTTTTATCTTTGTTTTTACTTTGCTACTACCCATGCACCCCGCATATAATTTCCTGTTTATATTCGCTTCTGGTGCACATCACCAGCGGCTGGGTTCCAACACACATGCACTGAACTGGCCTAAATAcgctgttaaaaatttgtcttcaGTCTCGATCGTGCATGCTACAGAGACTATTTATACCCGAGAATGAACGAGGCCATAGAGGTAGCATAATACACCGCaccatttttcacattttcttgcTATCCGCTTCTGCCGgggagatttttcttttcaatcgTGCAATTTCGTGCAATTAAGTCGTAAGGATTTGTTAGAGATAAatcattatatatatttttaatttttataattttttataaaaaaacaaaaaccaaaaagaaCGAATAATAAGATTGCaagataaagaaaaatgtattttaaaagagaaaaatatttggattgcttgaaattattctttttgctGCTACTTACTaagaaattgatgatttttgttCGCTTAATTGGCTCTCAGATTCGGATTGGTTAATTCTCTATTATCTCTTTTGAGATGGGCAACCCCCTAGATAGCAAACAACTCGCGCCAATTCTACGTCCTAATAACATGCGGTCGCACGGACCTCATTGAAGGATGTCGTTATATTATACTGTACCCACTCCGGGgtctttcattgaaacgctagactttcgtcccgtgaaattaattcgcgctttctggaaaggtgcaaaccatcAATTAGTGGTTCGGACTGCTGAATACAACCCTCCCGGATCCGAATGGACTCGTCATTagtataaaaaagaaacagacttttttgctctttttatccctgtcctctcggaccgggaagggcgcgcactgcactagcacgaatgctgaaacccgggtcccaataacgccgcgaacggataacatgggcgcaccaggccgcacagacacccagcccactcacggggccacttgcctccgcaccgaggactgcattgaaaagCCAAaccacgcatgctggaaaggttcaaagcagcaagtagcgagtcggcctaGAGTTATGCTACCGGCAGCCAGGCGGTAACCCATCCAGCTTGCTACACACCCTAGacttttgtgattttttaaaataaacctttatttgttgaaaaaaatgtagacAAGATACACTACTAGATGATATAGCTTCATGTTGCATGATACgcactgattttttgttattggaAGGCAACAAATGATTTTAGTGTGAAAATTTCTACGCCCTTTTGTGAActgctaaaaaaaaactcaaaattattgaattactgaaattgattaatggaattattgtttcttacttaagcaaatatataatttttttcaggctTATGGAAGAGAATGGAAGGTTTCAAGTCTCCATCTGCTATTGCATCCTCCAGAAGAGTATACGAAGAAAATCCTCACGGACCgaacttaaatttatatttggcaATGCATCgattaatttcctttccaaTTGAATTTCTGGTGGAATTCTTA
This window encodes:
- the LOC135941241 gene encoding baculoviral IAP repeat-containing protein 3-like, whose translation is MGRRVSEMLNYKYESHRLYSLLKMNDWQHVDPFSLAKSGFYCTGDQDNVRCAFCNLEVRGWEEEDTADGEHRRWNPNCPFLCKRQSVQNIELGSEHAEMKTDGIGTVHKGAKPLTTNDQTPAPVMGNQDGHPPVAALQEGEMAAPQADAAAPQEEAVPQQDLH